In Helianthus annuus cultivar XRQ/B chromosome 8, HanXRQr2.0-SUNRISE, whole genome shotgun sequence, a single genomic region encodes these proteins:
- the LOC110870994 gene encoding uncharacterized protein LOC110870994: MFSGTHDTKSSKSRLRENSSMASPKMSLKLLVDRKGSRVLFAEVPKEFVDILFRIFSLPLGTLIESVGSEWMVGCLGKLKDSIESLRGNYLQPGIKMEDVFNHKTTFNGDIFRLSYDEAQSGSSKPVYRCPNATRKYYDSDSNSGSRFGYDYDYRNYKACESNVTLYVNTKCPNCRRSMNVPMTVVRPKEVLAETKKTDQKRKRGYVKEVATYMVMDDLVVKPMSTISSITAINKFSVEDLSQLEEMTVSFGKEEGLKLLKASLKTDKVLTAIFMH, translated from the exons ATGTTCTCTGGTACGCACGACACCAAGTCCAGCAAGTCCAG GTTACGCGAGAACTCATCAATGGCATCCCCAAAAATGAGTCTGAAGCTTCTTGTCGACAGAAAAGGCTCTAGAGTGTTATTTGCAGAAGTACCAAAAGAATTTGTGGATATCCTTTTCCGTATCTTCTCTTTGCCTCTAGGGACCCTCATCGAGTCCGTTGGATCCGAATGGATGGTGGGTTGTTTGGGAAAACTCAAAGATAGCATAGAAAGCCTCCGCGGAAACTACCTTCAACCTGGCATCAAAATGGAAGACGTCTTCAATCACAAAACAACTTTCAATGGTGACATATTTCGGTTGTCCTATGATGAGGCTCAATCTGGTTCATCTAAACCAGTTTATAGATGTCCCAATGCAACAAGAAAGTACTATGATTCTGATTCTAATTCAGGTTCTCGTTTTGGTTATGATTATGATTATCGCAATTACAAGGCTTGCGAGTCAAACGTGACATTGTATGTGAATACCAAATGTCCCAATTGTCGTCGTTCTATGAATGTTCCCATGACTGTCGTAAGGCCAAAGGAGGTACTCGCGGAAACAAAGAAAACGGACCAGAAAAGGAAGAGAGGGTATGTAAAGGAAGTTGCGACTTATATGGTAATGGATGATTTGGTTGTGAAACCAATGTCCACCATTTCTAGCATCACCGCCATCAATAAGTTTAGTGTCGAGGATCTAAGTCAACTTGAGGAGATGACCGTTTCTTTTGGAAAAGAAGAG GGTTTGAAGCTGTTAAAGGCATCTCTGAAGACGGATAAAGTGCTCACAGCTATCTTTATGCATTAG